The genomic region CTGCGCCGCCTAGCGGCCGGCGGCGCCACCGTGATCGGCGCCGACATCGACCAGCACCGCCTGGACGCCGCGATCGAGACGGTCAAGGTCGCCGTCCCCGGCGCGAAGATCAGCGGGCAGGTGATCGACCTGCTCGACCCGCAGGAGGTGCACGACTGGGCCGACCACCTGGAGGCCGAGCACGGCCACGTCGACGGCCTGCTCCACCTGGTCGGCGGCTGGCGCGGCAGCAAGACCTTCCACGAGTCGCGGATCGACGACTGGGACTTCCTGCACGACACCGTCGTCCGCACCCTGCAGCACACCTCGCTCGCCTTCCAGCCCGCACTGCTGCGCAGTGAGGCCGGCCGGTTCGCGATGATCGGCGCCGCGGCCGCGCACAAGCCCACCGCCGGCGGCGCCGCCTACGCGGCCGCCAAGGCCGCCACCGAGGCCTGGACCCTGGCGATGGCCAACTCCTTCGTCAAAGAGGCCACCGCCGCCGACGGCACCCCCAGCGCCGCGGCTGTCATCCTGGTGATCAAGGCCCTGCTCAGCCCCGAGATGCGGGCCGAGAAGCCGGAGGCCAAGTTCACCGGGTACACCGAGACCGCCGACCTGGCCGACCACCTCGCGGACCTCTGGGCCCGCCCCGCAGCAGAACTGAACGGACAGCACCTGTGGCTGACAGCCCGATGATCTCCTTCACCTCCCGCACGGACGCAGTACCGCACCACGACGCCGCGGTTCGCGGGTTCGCCAGCGACAACTACGCCGGGGTCCACCCGGAGATCCTTGCCGCGATCACCCTGGCCAACGGCGGCCACCAGGTCGCCTACGGCGAGGACCAGTACACCGAGCACCTGCAGACCGTCTTCAAGCGCCACTTCGGCGACAGGGCCGAGGCCTACCCGGTCTTCAACGGCACCGGCGCCAACGTGGTCGCGCTGCAGGCGCTGCTGCCGCGCTGGGGCGCGGTGATCGCCGCCCAGAGCGCGCACATCAACGTGGACGAGTGCGGAGCGCCGGAGAAGATCGCCGGCATCAAGATCCACACCGTCCCCACCCCGGACGGCAAGCTCACCCCCGCCCTGATCGACCAGCAGGCCTACGGCTGGGACGACGAGCACCGCGCCGCCCCGCTCGCCGTCTCCATCACCCAGAGCACCGAACTCGGCACCCTCTACACGGTGGACGAGGTCAAGGCGATCTGCGAGCACGCCCACGAGCGCGGCATGCTCGTCCACATGGACGGCTCCCGCCTGGGCAACGCCGCCGCCTCGCTCGGCCGCCCGTTCCGCGAGTTCACCACCGAGGCGGGCGTCGACGTCCTCTCCTTCGGCGGCACCAAGAACGGCCTGCTGTTCGGCGAGGTCGTGGTGGTGCTCAACCCCGAGCGGGTCCGCAACATCAAGTACCTGCGCAAGATGTCGATGCAACTCGCCTCGAAGATGCGCTTCGTCTCGGTGCAGTTCGAGGCGCTGCTCACCGGCGACCTCTGGCTGCGCAACGCCGGCCACGCCAATGCGATGGCCCAGCGCCTGGAGACCGCGGTGCGCGGCATCGACGGTGTGACGCTGGTCCGCCCGGTGCAGGCCAATGCCGTGTTCGCGATCCTGCCGCGCGAGGTCAGCGAGCGACTGCAGAAGCGTTACCGCTTCTACTTCTGGGACGAGCACACCGGTGAGGTGCGCTGGATGGCCTCCTTCGACACCACGGAGGAGGACATCGACGCCTTTGCCGCGGCGATCGCGGAGGAGATGGGCCGCGAGGGCTGAGCGCCGCTCTCACCCGCGATGGCGCTGCTCCGAGCCGCTCAGTCGTACGAATCGTCCCGTCCCGGGCTCCCGGGACGGGACGATTTGCTTGTGGCGGGGCCGTGCCCGTACAGTTCCGGAGTCGCGCCGCGAGGGGCGACGGAGAGAAATCGGGACGATGAACTTCGGTAAAACGGAGTGAAAAAGATCTGATAGGCTCTGCAAAGTAAGAACGAAGCGCCCGGAGAGCTGCGAGAGCGGCTTGAAGAAAGTGTCCGTTCCTTGAGAACTCAACAGCGTGCCAAAAGTCAACGCCAGATATGTTGACATCCCCGGCCTTGATCGTCTGATCGGGGTTGGAGATTCCTTTTGAAGTAAAACACTAGCGAGGACGCAGTGCACGGGGTCGGCCTATTCCGCTGATTGTCGTGCCGCTCTGCGCGGGTGTCGACCCGATTACGGGAAAACATTCACGGAGAGTTTGATCCTGGCTCAGGACGAACGCTGGCGGCGTGCTTAACACATGCAAGTCGAACGGTGAAGCCCTTCGGGGTGGATCAGTGGCGAACGGGTGAG from Kitasatospora azatica KCTC 9699 harbors:
- a CDS encoding threonine aldolase family protein; this encodes MISFTSRTDAVPHHDAAVRGFASDNYAGVHPEILAAITLANGGHQVAYGEDQYTEHLQTVFKRHFGDRAEAYPVFNGTGANVVALQALLPRWGAVIAAQSAHINVDECGAPEKIAGIKIHTVPTPDGKLTPALIDQQAYGWDDEHRAAPLAVSITQSTELGTLYTVDEVKAICEHAHERGMLVHMDGSRLGNAAASLGRPFREFTTEAGVDVLSFGGTKNGLLFGEVVVVLNPERVRNIKYLRKMSMQLASKMRFVSVQFEALLTGDLWLRNAGHANAMAQRLETAVRGIDGVTLVRPVQANAVFAILPREVSERLQKRYRFYFWDEHTGEVRWMASFDTTEEDIDAFAAAIAEEMGREG
- a CDS encoding SDR family oxidoreductase produces the protein MSTDSLNGKVIAVAGASGPAGQATLRRLAAGGATVIGADIDQHRLDAAIETVKVAVPGAKISGQVIDLLDPQEVHDWADHLEAEHGHVDGLLHLVGGWRGSKTFHESRIDDWDFLHDTVVRTLQHTSLAFQPALLRSEAGRFAMIGAAAAHKPTAGGAAYAAAKAATEAWTLAMANSFVKEATAADGTPSAAAVILVIKALLSPEMRAEKPEAKFTGYTETADLADHLADLWARPAAELNGQHLWLTAR